A genome region from Methanobacterium subterraneum includes the following:
- a CDS encoding DUF1890 domain-containing protein, which translates to MKKAIILLGCPESPSQTPLAIYATQKLTGIGYQVTVASTPSAKKLLEVSDPQEYYVQNKTDIESCLDGLEEGDYDFLLGFVAKDAAVSYFVTFYHILNTQSLALVFHRDQEKLEHFENAVRESTQADITSARAYHNPTPLRVRLDRALDKLIDPGPNKQDKKDNVDEPEKNPKLDEQEDS; encoded by the coding sequence ATGAAAAAAGCCATAATATTATTGGGATGTCCAGAATCACCTTCACAAACTCCCTTAGCAATTTATGCCACTCAAAAATTAACTGGAATAGGATACCAAGTCACAGTGGCCAGCACACCATCAGCCAAGAAACTGTTAGAAGTATCCGACCCTCAAGAATACTATGTCCAGAACAAAACGGACATAGAATCATGCCTGGATGGGTTAGAAGAGGGTGATTATGATTTTCTCTTAGGTTTTGTGGCTAAAGATGCGGCGGTTAGTTATTTCGTAACTTTTTACCACATCCTTAATACACAGAGCTTGGCATTAGTGTTCCACCGTGATCAGGAAAAACTGGAACACTTCGAGAATGCGGTCAGGGAAAGTACACAGGCAGACATTACCTCGGCAAGAGCATACCACAATCCAACACCGCTCAGGGTACGTTTGGACCGAGCACTGGATAAATTAATAGACCCTGGGCCTAACAAACAAGATAAAAAAGATAATGTGGATGAACCGGAGAAAAATCCTAAACTGGATGAACAGGAGGATTCCTGA
- a CDS encoding DUF1894 domain-containing protein: MFCLETYLRESEDYEIHMTRSGFKDCARFIENNAPEVVHVKPGEKIVGARIIGVPPVPIGINDEKGTIMLPYTKPCYGSATVEIPVPVEEREKIRAVGID, encoded by the coding sequence ATGTTTTGCCTTGAAACTTACCTTCGCGAATCAGAAGACTATGAAATACACATGACTCGGTCCGGGTTCAAGGACTGTGCCCGTTTTATAGAAAATAATGCCCCGGAAGTGGTGCATGTTAAACCGGGTGAAAAAATAGTGGGAGCCCGTATCATAGGCGTACCTCCCGTCCCCATTGGCATTAATGATGAGAAGGGCACTATAATGTTACCCTACACCAAACCATGTTACGGATCAGCCACAGTGGAAATACCAGTTCCAGTGGAGGAAAGAGAGAAAATAAGGGCCGTGGGTATTGATTAA
- a CDS encoding pyridoxamine 5'-phosphate oxidase family protein: MDFVDCIEFANENPVAWLATADGKQPRVRGMGMWYADETGFYFQTATMKDLVRQITDNGKVEFAFYRPDDAVGTMLRVTGEVEFLDDVEVKKRVLADRPFLAEFGLTAEGPELVVFRITNGEAHFWDWESNLKPKEIIEFGD; the protein is encoded by the coding sequence ATGGATTTTGTAGATTGTATTGAATTTGCCAATGAAAACCCGGTTGCCTGGCTGGCAACTGCCGATGGGAAACAGCCCCGTGTGAGGGGTATGGGGATGTGGTATGCAGATGAAACTGGTTTTTACTTCCAGACTGCAACCATGAAGGATCTGGTCCGCCAGATTACTGATAATGGTAAAGTAGAATTTGCATTCTACCGTCCTGATGATGCAGTGGGGACCATGTTAAGGGTTACTGGTGAGGTTGAATTCTTGGATGATGTGGAAGTTAAAAAGAGAGTTTTAGCTGACCGCCCATTCTTAGCTGAGTTTGGTTTGACTGCTGAAGGCCCAGAACTGGTAGTATTCCGAATAACCAATGGTGAAGCTCACTTCTGGGACTGGGAGAGTAATCTTAAACCAAAAGAGATCATTGAGTTTGGGGATTAA
- a CDS encoding methionine synthase, giving the protein MLTTVVGSYPSPPQEPQSLGSKISALMGNYDPYKSAVEYAVSKQIKAGVNIISTGQVRGDMVEIFARDITGMAWEEGTSKIKGKILPLTYSIGANDVKIALKIANNMSEEFKAGGAILFDGNFQEDVRGVKGIITGPTTLVLSSRMEGFYTLDKRDKAIMDLAQALKREAKYLENAGVAMIQFDEPFLSTGMANIKTAYRAIKIVQDGLKVPLSMHVCGDVSHVLGELLKFPVDIIDCEFAGIGKNLEILQNTDLKGKKIGFGCVDTKTERVESPEEILTLIKKGIELIGVENMIVDPDCGMRMLPSDVAYQKLKNMTEAVRWLS; this is encoded by the coding sequence ATGTTAACTACTGTCGTTGGAAGTTACCCTTCACCACCACAGGAACCCCAATCCCTCGGTTCCAAAATCTCTGCTTTAATGGGGAATTACGACCCCTACAAGTCTGCTGTGGAATATGCTGTTTCTAAACAGATAAAAGCAGGTGTGAACATCATATCCACTGGACAAGTACGGGGGGATATGGTGGAAATATTCGCACGTGACATCACGGGAATGGCCTGGGAAGAGGGAACATCGAAAATCAAGGGCAAAATCCTCCCCCTAACCTATTCAATAGGTGCAAATGACGTTAAAATCGCCTTAAAAATTGCAAATAACATGTCTGAAGAGTTTAAGGCAGGGGGGGCTATTCTCTTCGATGGTAATTTCCAGGAAGATGTTCGGGGTGTTAAGGGTATCATTACTGGTCCCACTACACTGGTTCTATCATCAAGAATGGAAGGATTTTATACCCTGGATAAACGTGATAAAGCAATTATGGACTTGGCACAGGCCCTTAAACGTGAAGCTAAATACTTGGAAAATGCTGGGGTGGCCATGATCCAGTTTGACGAACCATTCCTCTCCACCGGAATGGCCAATATCAAAACTGCCTACAGAGCCATAAAAATAGTTCAAGATGGCTTGAAGGTGCCATTGTCCATGCACGTATGTGGAGATGTAAGTCATGTACTGGGAGAACTCCTTAAATTCCCGGTGGACATTATTGACTGTGAATTTGCAGGAATTGGTAAGAATCTTGAGATTCTCCAAAACACAGATCTTAAGGGTAAGAAGATTGGTTTTGGGTGTGTGGATACCAAGACAGAGAGAGTAGAAAGTCCAGAGGAAATTCTCACCCTGATTAAAAAAGGAATAGAATTAATTGGAGTAGAAAACATGATTGTTGACCCTGACTGTGGAATGCGCATGCTACCATCAGATGTGGCTTATCAAAAACTTAAAAACATGACGGAGGCAGTCCGATGGCTATCCTGA
- a CDS encoding thymidylate synthase, with translation MAILIKTSTIKNGWETLVKRVMQKGAEIKDERGSLTLELRNTVVTMNRPLDLEIPPGYFWSGEKLEIYAEQFLSDDKQGFVYTYGNRLRKHFKGIDQIGEAIGRLKNCKESRRAISVTWDPPTDTQHEEVPCMILVDFKIRDGKLHTTGLWRSHDIYGAWFPNAVGLTHLSKYVAGEVGVDVGTLTIHSISAHIYQVNFEEALKV, from the coding sequence ATGGCTATCCTGATAAAAACATCCACTATAAAAAATGGATGGGAAACCCTGGTTAAGCGAGTAATGCAAAAAGGTGCGGAAATAAAGGATGAAAGAGGATCACTAACCCTGGAACTTCGCAACACTGTGGTTACCATGAACCGACCACTGGACCTGGAGATTCCCCCTGGGTATTTCTGGAGTGGAGAAAAACTGGAAATATACGCTGAACAATTCCTGAGTGATGATAAACAGGGATTCGTCTACACCTATGGCAACCGCCTGCGAAAACATTTCAAGGGCATCGACCAGATAGGAGAAGCTATAGGGCGCCTTAAAAATTGTAAAGAGTCCAGAAGAGCCATATCTGTTACTTGGGACCCTCCCACCGACACCCAACATGAGGAAGTGCCCTGTATGATCCTGGTAGACTTTAAAATAAGGGATGGCAAACTTCACACCACCGGGTTATGGCGTTCCCATGACATTTACGGTGCATGGTTCCCCAATGCAGTGGGATTAACTCACCTTTCCAAGTATGTTGCCGGGGAAGTGGGGGTAGATGTGGGAACTCTTACCATACACTCCATCAGTGCTCACATATATCAGGTGAACTTTGAAGAAGCTTTAAAGGTGTAA
- the mch gene encoding methenyltetrahydromethanopterin cyclohydrolase, translating into MVSVNLEAKKTVDLMIENADDLNIAVHKLENGSTVIDAGVNVAGSFKAGELYTKVCLGGLAEVGISIPGDLSENFAIPSVKIKTHQPAISTLGSQKAGWSVSVGDYFALGSGPARALALKPEETYEEIGYMDEADLAIITLESDQLPGADVMDYVAKECKVAPDNVYALVAPTSSLVGSIQIAGRVIENGTYKMLEALHFDVNKVKHAAGIAPIAPVDPDGMKAMGKTNDAVLFGGRTYYYIESETKDNLKELAEKLPSSAADGYGKPFYDVFKEANFDFFQIDKGMFAPAEVVINDLTTGELFRGGYVNVELLKKSFGL; encoded by the coding sequence ATGGTAAGTGTTAATTTAGAAGCTAAAAAAACAGTAGATTTAATGATTGAGAACGCAGACGACCTTAATATTGCAGTTCACAAATTGGAAAACGGTTCAACAGTTATAGATGCGGGAGTAAATGTAGCTGGAAGTTTTAAAGCAGGAGAACTCTACACTAAAGTTTGTCTTGGTGGGCTGGCTGAAGTGGGAATATCCATACCTGGTGACCTCTCTGAGAACTTTGCAATACCCTCAGTGAAGATAAAAACTCACCAACCAGCAATTTCAACCCTAGGATCACAGAAAGCAGGATGGTCTGTAAGTGTGGGTGACTACTTTGCCCTGGGCTCGGGTCCGGCAAGAGCACTGGCCCTGAAACCAGAGGAAACCTATGAAGAAATTGGTTACATGGATGAAGCAGATCTGGCCATTATCACTCTGGAATCAGACCAGCTTCCGGGTGCAGATGTGATGGATTACGTGGCTAAAGAATGTAAAGTAGCACCTGACAATGTTTACGCCCTGGTGGCTCCCACATCCTCTCTGGTTGGTTCCATTCAGATAGCTGGAAGGGTGATAGAAAACGGAACTTACAAGATGCTGGAAGCACTGCACTTTGATGTTAACAAGGTTAAACATGCAGCAGGTATAGCCCCTATAGCACCTGTGGATCCTGATGGTATGAAAGCCATGGGAAAAACCAATGATGCCGTTTTATTCGGTGGTCGGACTTACTACTACATTGAATCCGAGACCAAAGATAACCTTAAAGAACTGGCAGAAAAATTACCATCATCTGCTGCGGATGGATATGGAAAACCATTCTACGATGTCTTTAAAGAAGCCAACTTTGACTTCTTCCAGATTGACAAGGGAATGTTCGCACCAGCAGAAGTAGTCATAAACGACCTCACCACCGGAGAATTATTCAGAGGTGGATACGTCAATGTGGAATTATTGAAAAAATCCTTTGGATTGTAG